One window of Armatimonadota bacterium genomic DNA carries:
- a CDS encoding vitamin B12-dependent ribonucleotide reductase, with amino-acid sequence MLTKNAITVLEKRYLRKDEKGELIEDVDGMFKRVSRAIAEAEIAYGKSEKHIEGLAGEYYELISNLHFLPNSPTLMNAGRDLGQLSACFVLPIEDSMESIFETVKNTALIHKSGGGTGFSFSRLRPAHDCVKSTNGVSSGPISFMEVFNSATEAIKQGGTRRGANMGCLRVDHPDIIDFITCKKDTTKLTNFNISVLLTEKFMQAAIKGKDYDLINPRDGKPCKKLNAGKVFDLIVNLAWTNGEPGIIFIDRINRDNPTPHVGQIESTNPCGEQPLLPYESCNLGSINLALMVKEVDGHYEVDYDKLRHAVQLAVRFLDDVIDVNRYPLEEIANMTRANRKIGMGVMGFADMLLQLGIPYDSEEGISIAEQVMSFINNEGRKVSCELAKERGVFPNFKGSIYDRKDDGMEVRNATVTTIAPTGTLSIIAACSSGVEPLFAISYVKRVMDGTELVEVNPYFERVARERGFYSEELMRNIAERGSVRGMDEVPEDVQRVFGTALDIAPAWHIRMQAAFQRFTDNAVSKTVNFPEDATPDDVREVYLLAYKEGCKGCTIYRYGSRDAQVLNVSGMDKKTVDAAGKIVRGPRARPNRTHGSTERMNTGCGNLYVTINEDDEGLCEVFTSMGKAGGCASSQLEAIGRLISLALRAGVDAQSIQKHLRGIRCPTPAWGNGGSVLSCADAIGIAIEHYLAERQTGVATDEISKHVDRLDNLVGACPDCGSAVEHESGCVVCRFCGFSKCG; translated from the coding sequence ATGCTTACTAAAAATGCAATAACCGTTTTAGAAAAACGATATCTACGAAAAGACGAGAAAGGCGAACTGATCGAGGACGTCGATGGGATGTTCAAGCGTGTTTCGCGTGCAATTGCCGAGGCAGAGATCGCTTACGGTAAGTCCGAGAAGCACATCGAAGGGCTCGCGGGCGAATATTATGAACTCATAAGTAATCTTCATTTCCTTCCAAACAGCCCGACTCTTATGAACGCGGGTCGTGACCTCGGCCAGCTCTCTGCGTGTTTTGTGCTGCCTATCGAGGACTCTATGGAGAGTATCTTCGAGACGGTAAAGAACACTGCGCTCATCCATAAAAGCGGCGGCGGGACAGGTTTTTCCTTCTCGCGATTGAGACCGGCACACGACTGCGTCAAATCGACCAACGGCGTCTCAAGCGGTCCGATCTCGTTTATGGAGGTCTTCAACTCGGCCACCGAGGCGATCAAGCAGGGTGGGACCCGCCGCGGCGCAAACATGGGCTGCCTGCGTGTGGATCACCCGGATATAATCGACTTTATAACCTGTAAGAAAGACACCACCAAGCTCACCAACTTCAATATAAGCGTGCTGCTCACCGAGAAGTTCATGCAGGCTGCTATTAAGGGCAAGGACTATGATCTGATCAATCCTCGCGACGGCAAGCCCTGCAAGAAGCTCAATGCGGGCAAGGTCTTCGATCTGATCGTAAACCTGGCGTGGACAAACGGCGAGCCGGGCATCATCTTTATAGACCGCATCAATCGGGACAACCCGACCCCGCATGTCGGCCAGATCGAGAGCACCAATCCATGCGGTGAGCAACCTCTGCTGCCGTATGAGTCGTGTAACCTGGGCTCAATCAACCTTGCGCTGATGGTGAAAGAGGTCGATGGCCACTATGAAGTTGACTACGACAAGCTCCGCCATGCAGTCCAGCTTGCGGTGCGCTTCCTGGACGATGTGATCGACGTGAACCGTTATCCTCTCGAAGAGATCGCTAACATGACTCGGGCCAATCGCAAGATCGGGATGGGGGTTATGGGCTTTGCCGATATGCTGCTGCAGTTGGGTATTCCTTACGATTCAGAAGAGGGTATATCCATCGCTGAGCAGGTGATGAGTTTTATCAACAACGAGGGCCGCAAAGTCTCCTGCGAGCTAGCCAAGGAGCGGGGTGTCTTCCCCAACTTCAAGGGCAGTATCTATGACCGCAAGGACGACGGCATGGAGGTGCGCAATGCCACCGTCACGACTATAGCTCCGACTGGCACTCTCAGCATCATTGCTGCGTGCTCCAGCGGAGTCGAGCCGCTCTTTGCCATCAGCTATGTGAAGCGTGTTATGGACGGCACTGAGCTTGTGGAGGTGAACCCTTACTTCGAGCGAGTTGCGCGGGAGCGCGGGTTCTACAGTGAGGAGTTGATGCGTAATATCGCCGAGCGGGGCAGCGTTCGCGGAATGGACGAAGTCCCTGAGGATGTCCAGAGGGTCTTCGGCACAGCTCTGGATATTGCTCCGGCCTGGCATATCCGTATGCAGGCAGCCTTCCAGAGGTTTACGGACAATGCAGTCTCCAAGACAGTCAATTTCCCTGAGGATGCTACCCCGGATGATGTACGTGAGGTCTATCTGCTCGCATATAAAGAGGGATGCAAGGGATGCACGATCTATCGCTACGGAAGTCGAGACGCTCAGGTCCTCAATGTTTCAGGCATGGACAAGAAAACTGTCGATGCGGCGGGTAAGATTGTACGCGGTCCGAGGGCCAGGCCGAACCGCACGCACGGCTCCACCGAGCGTATGAACACCGGCTGTGGGAATCTATACGTCACCATAAACGAGGACGACGAGGGTCTGTGTGAGGTCTTCACTTCTATGGGTAAAGCAGGCGGTTGCGCGTCGAGCCAGCTCGAAGCCATAGGCAGGTTGATATCGCTTGCATTGCGAGCCGGTGTGGATGCTCAGTCTATTCAGAAACATCTGCGCGGGATCAGGTGCCCGACCCCCGCATGGGGCAACGGCGGATCTGTCCTTTCGTGCGCCGACGCTATAGGGATCGCTATCGAGCATTACCTGGCTGAGCGCCAGACCGGCGTTGCGACTGACGAGATATCCAAGCACGTAGACAGACTCGATAACCTGGTGGGCGCATGCCCGGATTGCGGAAGCGCAGTCGAGCATGAGTCCGGCTGTGTAGTCTGCAGGTTCTGCGGATTCAGCAAGTGCGGATAG
- a CDS encoding site-specific DNA-methyltransferase has product MHDSLDAGSVDIVVTSPPYNLGINYNGYDDTLSREDYLSWMDEWAVEIKRVLSDQGSLFLNVGGKPKDPLVPFQLLEVMVRHFTLQNVIHWVKSIAILKSEVGKYPGIVCDVAVGHFKPISSQRFLNDCHEYIFHLTKRGDVPLDRLAVGVPYQDKTNIGRWKSADKDLRCRGNTWFIPYETIQSRDKERPHPATFPIELPMRCIRLHGLERARLVMDPFLGIGSSAIACARLGVPFIGFEIADDYYTESCERLTAEQGKLKIMS; this is encoded by the coding sequence ATGCACGACAGCCTGGATGCGGGCAGTGTGGACATTGTCGTGACCTCGCCGCCATATAACCTCGGGATCAACTACAACGGCTATGACGACACACTTTCACGTGAGGACTATCTGTCATGGATGGATGAGTGGGCTGTAGAGATCAAGCGAGTGCTTTCCGATCAGGGATCGCTCTTCCTCAATGTCGGAGGCAAGCCAAAAGATCCGCTGGTACCGTTTCAACTGCTGGAAGTTATGGTCAGGCACTTTACACTCCAAAATGTGATCCACTGGGTAAAGTCGATTGCGATATTAAAGAGTGAGGTCGGCAAATATCCTGGAATTGTGTGCGATGTTGCAGTCGGCCACTTCAAGCCGATATCCTCACAGCGCTTTCTCAATGACTGCCACGAGTATATATTTCATCTTACGAAGCGCGGCGATGTTCCTCTCGATAGACTGGCTGTAGGCGTGCCCTATCAGGATAAGACCAACATAGGCCGTTGGAAGAGTGCGGATAAAGACCTGCGCTGCCGCGGCAACACATGGTTTATCCCATACGAGACTATCCAGAGTCGTGATAAGGAACGTCCGCATCCCGCTACGTTTCCAATCGAGCTTCCGATGCGGTGCATTAGGCTGCACGGCCTTGAACGCGCTCGACTTGTAATGGACCCGTTTCTCGGGATTGGTTCCAGTGCGATTGCCTGCGCCAGACTTGGTGTGCCGTTTATTGGTTTTGAGATCGCCGATGATTACTATACGGAGTCCTGCGAGCGCTTGACAGCGGAGCAGGGCAAGCTTAAGATAATGTCATAA
- a CDS encoding discoidin domain-containing protein: MRFAARVFCLMAIASCLCACAQADNSSQPVNIALGCPVTFDPAPNYSLCKDPDDAKQLTDGVYHPDFLWGQRGSVGWQGVSPVLMTIDLGKVQPIGAISYSTAANFGVGVFWPSAVIVAVSDDNITWHFAGDLMVRTKTDAPSLRNGYVAHRFVSDDPKTRGRYVRLAVANKSYVMVDEIEVCKGQDEYLNVQPSGEVIADIKTFAQQMPCRSAIKRRVAADIRAVKAELDASNIAASKKSRYAAALKNIADNIDTLPEPAPADKLIMPYCSEHAQVFAVYGAILSSRGLPPLFAWKKPRYEYVGPCDCPKSPPKDTGLSIDMMRQERRSESFLITNASEKPVSVNLSVKGLHGSPNPAWIKISSVPWTDTAEYIPVAAALPDDHYTKGGYPVSIPAGMTRKIWITVDSSKLASSRYKGILVIDGARRIKLPFDLNVSRVAMIQPGLSVCMWDYTDGDKDRGLTQKNMSQAIKLMREGFVDSPWGQPVVLPWPKVEDFDSNNKLKAALSFDNLDKWVNRWHGASNYFVFAYVGDSFAGAKAGEAAFDARVSEWSRLIAGHVKSLGISPKRFGLHLIDEPSSDAQAQLFVQWAKAIKSGAPDLCVFSDPWYPNPETGVQHDAFLLMDVVCPQLCEKNSETTSYMKYYITRRSSEQALWFYRAWGPTRIYDPYRYYRMLAWYAFKYGAQGIGSWSFGDIGTYNPASGGNSWNEFGVDGQSFTPVFIASDDVTDGIHWQAMQEGVEDYACLSMLKDAATKTKNMALKAQAERVLAEARALPTDTNSGDFDWLDRVDTACADKIRLQALRLLEKML; the protein is encoded by the coding sequence ATGAGATTTGCGGCAAGAGTTTTCTGCCTGATGGCAATAGCGTCCTGCTTATGCGCTTGTGCACAGGCTGATAACTCTTCACAGCCGGTAAATATTGCGCTAGGCTGCCCGGTCACGTTCGATCCGGCACCGAACTACTCTCTCTGTAAAGACCCAGACGACGCCAAGCAGCTCACCGACGGGGTATATCACCCGGATTTCTTGTGGGGTCAGCGCGGCTCTGTGGGATGGCAGGGCGTTTCGCCGGTCCTTATGACGATAGACCTGGGCAAGGTCCAACCTATAGGCGCGATTTCATACAGCACTGCGGCTAATTTTGGAGTAGGCGTCTTCTGGCCTTCGGCGGTAATTGTAGCTGTCAGTGACGATAATATCACCTGGCATTTTGCCGGTGACCTGATGGTCCGCACGAAAACCGATGCCCCGAGCCTGCGCAACGGCTATGTGGCGCACAGGTTCGTCTCCGATGACCCCAAGACCAGAGGCCGCTACGTCAGGCTTGCTGTTGCAAACAAGTCTTATGTTATGGTTGATGAGATAGAGGTCTGCAAAGGGCAAGATGAGTATCTGAACGTGCAGCCGTCCGGCGAAGTGATAGCCGATATCAAAACATTCGCCCAGCAGATGCCGTGCCGTTCGGCAATCAAGAGGAGAGTGGCAGCGGACATACGCGCCGTAAAGGCCGAGCTTGACGCATCAAACATCGCCGCGAGTAAAAAGAGCCGGTATGCCGCCGCGCTCAAGAACATAGCGGACAATATCGATACTCTTCCTGAGCCTGCCCCAGCCGACAAACTCATAATGCCTTATTGCAGCGAGCATGCGCAGGTGTTTGCGGTTTATGGTGCTATTCTGAGTTCACGCGGCCTGCCGCCGCTCTTTGCCTGGAAGAAACCCAGGTATGAGTATGTAGGCCCGTGTGACTGTCCGAAGAGCCCGCCGAAAGATACGGGGCTTTCAATAGACATGATGCGACAGGAAAGGCGTTCGGAGTCCTTTCTGATTACAAATGCTTCAGAAAAGCCCGTATCAGTCAATTTGAGTGTCAAGGGTCTGCACGGCTCGCCAAACCCTGCATGGATCAAGATTTCTTCGGTTCCCTGGACGGATACCGCCGAGTATATTCCCGTGGCCGCGGCGCTGCCTGATGACCATTACACAAAAGGCGGTTATCCGGTAAGTATCCCTGCCGGTATGACCCGGAAGATATGGATTACAGTGGACTCGTCAAAACTGGCTTCCAGCAGGTATAAGGGAATACTTGTGATCGACGGCGCTAGGCGCATAAAGCTGCCGTTTGATCTGAACGTGTCCAGAGTCGCTATGATACAGCCCGGACTATCGGTGTGTATGTGGGACTATACAGACGGCGATAAGGACCGCGGTCTTACTCAGAAAAACATGAGCCAGGCCATAAAGCTTATGCGCGAAGGGTTTGTGGACTCGCCGTGGGGCCAGCCGGTTGTCCTGCCATGGCCCAAGGTGGAAGATTTCGATTCAAACAACAAGCTCAAAGCTGCTTTGTCGTTCGATAATCTGGATAAGTGGGTCAATCGCTGGCACGGGGCAAGCAATTACTTCGTATTCGCATATGTGGGAGACAGTTTTGCCGGAGCTAAGGCCGGTGAGGCCGCATTTGACGCGAGAGTGAGCGAGTGGTCACGCCTGATAGCCGGGCATGTGAAGTCACTCGGGATCAGCCCTAAGCGGTTCGGACTGCATCTGATCGATGAGCCATCATCTGACGCGCAGGCGCAGCTTTTCGTTCAATGGGCGAAGGCGATCAAGTCAGGCGCTCCCGATTTGTGTGTCTTTTCCGACCCATGGTATCCGAATCCAGAGACCGGCGTGCAGCACGATGCCTTTTTGCTTATGGATGTGGTCTGCCCGCAGTTGTGCGAGAAGAATTCTGAGACAACATCATATATGAAATATTATATAACTCGGAGGTCATCCGAACAGGCGCTGTGGTTCTATCGCGCATGGGGACCCACCAGGATCTATGATCCGTACAGGTACTATCGAATGCTGGCGTGGTATGCGTTCAAGTATGGCGCGCAGGGGATAGGTTCGTGGTCGTTCGGCGATATCGGAACATATAATCCCGCGTCAGGCGGCAACTCCTGGAACGAGTTCGGTGTGGATGGGCAGTCTTTCACACCGGTTTTTATTGCATCCGATGATGTTACCGATGGAATACATTGGCAGGCTATGCAGGAAGGTGTGGAAGACTATGCATGTCTGTCGATGCTCAAAGACGCCGCGACAAAGACGAAAAATATGGCTTTGAAGGCTCAGGCAGAAAGAGTGCTTGCCGAAGCTCGCGCACTGCCTACTGATACCAACAGTGGCGACTTCGACTGGCTCGACCGGGTCGACACCGCTTGCGCAGACAAAATCCGTCTGCAGGCTCTCAGACTGCTGGAGAAGATGTTATGA
- a CDS encoding STN domain-containing protein, translated as MKSIGLLSWVLALTILGSACVCAAGQKAALVDLDLKNVTVEQGISALFAGTGYKYMVEPGVSGKVIELKLKGITFEQALTLFTNAAGLTYTISDGMYIFSPVANPGQATRTIIQQGTAKYAQKPVPSASVKYPQAQVSEPASPQTAPQAAMPSQQVIVNQQAPVIYSQPGYNPGYSGYPPTYGAGNFGFGGYWPLVAFGGFPYVTRFGLGPVPPPGWVSPDSLRFLRNLNAILPGVHIYGPGY; from the coding sequence ATGAAATCAATAGGTTTGCTCTCGTGGGTGCTGGCGTTGACGATCCTGGGGTCTGCGTGTGTATGCGCAGCCGGTCAAAAAGCCGCACTTGTAGATTTGGACCTCAAAAACGTGACCGTGGAACAGGGCATATCAGCCTTGTTTGCGGGAACGGGTTACAAATATATGGTCGAGCCCGGAGTTTCGGGCAAAGTCATAGAACTAAAACTCAAGGGTATAACATTTGAGCAGGCACTGACTCTGTTTACAAATGCGGCAGGGCTGACATACACAATCAGCGACGGTATGTATATTTTCAGTCCTGTGGCGAATCCCGGCCAGGCAACCAGAACGATTATCCAGCAAGGGACCGCCAAATATGCGCAGAAGCCTGTTCCGAGCGCATCAGTTAAGTATCCTCAAGCTCAAGTCTCAGAGCCTGCAAGCCCTCAGACGGCTCCCCAGGCCGCTATGCCGTCACAGCAGGTCATTGTCAATCAGCAGGCTCCTGTTATTTATAGTCAGCCGGGGTATAATCCGGGCTATTCCGGCTATCCGCCAACCTACGGCGCCGGGAATTTCGGCTTCGGGGGATACTGGCCTCTGGTGGCTTTTGGAGGATTTCCTTATGTAACAAGGTTCGGCCTTGGCCCTGTGCCGCCTCCGGGCTGGGTCAGTCCGGATTCACTCAGGTTTCTACGCAATCTGAATGCAATTCTGCCAGGGGTGCATATATACGGCCCAGGATATTGA
- the nrdR gene encoding transcriptional regulator NrdR produces the protein MKCPFCGNQDDKVLDSRTAKGGEAIRRRRECVGCGRRYTTFEQIEELRVMVVKRDKRREPFDRNKILKGMIVACEKRPVGMDTLESIADDIEREVYDSGVREIESEQVGEMVVEALRKVDQVAYVRFASVYRQFQDAGQFRDIVEVLGGSGRRSSKRSSR, from the coding sequence ATGAAATGTCCATTTTGTGGCAATCAGGACGATAAAGTTCTAGATTCGCGCACCGCAAAGGGCGGCGAAGCTATCAGGCGTCGTCGGGAGTGTGTCGGCTGTGGCAGGCGTTACACTACTTTCGAGCAGATTGAAGAGCTGCGCGTGATGGTAGTAAAGCGGGACAAGCGCCGCGAGCCTTTCGATCGAAATAAGATACTAAAAGGCATGATCGTAGCGTGTGAAAAGCGTCCGGTTGGAATGGACACGTTGGAATCTATTGCCGATGACATCGAGCGTGAAGTGTATGATTCCGGGGTCAGAGAGATCGAATCGGAGCAGGTCGGTGAGATGGTAGTCGAGGCTCTGCGAAAAGTGGACCAGGTCGCATATGTAAGGTTTGCATCGGTCTACAGGCAGTTTCAGGATGCAGGGCAGTTCAGAGATATAGTGGAAGTCTTGGGCGGCAGTGGGCGGCGCTCTTCCAAAAGGTCTTCGCGCTAG
- a CDS encoding peptidoglycan DD-metalloendopeptidase family protein encodes MPNKLAKKTRFAILSLIFLLALGLCMPTFGAKKKTSVLKSNLRNVQSKIRYYRKEIKKKEHQKRFVMSQLYSTQRDLESTQTSLTNNKIKLMDAQTDLDETEARLKRTQKQLDRREMLLQSRVVDIYEGEGLDYVNVVLGAANMWSFLTRTYYLQRILDSDATLIRQIKADKATIEKDKSRQARRVRQIGSLQNRLELQRNKIGALADSQQQMVDDLEHNTDLLRKAEDELEAKSQEIEDQIRQYQMTPKGRARYARAFKGGLSMPCGGRITCPFGYRVHPITGVYKLHTGVDIGVRSGTAVHAAAAGEVILAGWMGAYGNAVVIDHGGGVSTLYGHNSRLLVKRGQQVSRGQVIARSGSTGYSTGPHVHFEKRINGKPVNPL; translated from the coding sequence ATGCCGAACAAGCTCGCAAAAAAAACAAGGTTTGCAATATTATCGTTGATCTTTTTACTGGCGCTTGGTCTGTGCATGCCGACGTTCGGCGCCAAGAAGAAAACGTCTGTTCTGAAATCGAACCTGCGCAATGTGCAGAGCAAAATCCGTTATTACAGAAAAGAGATCAAAAAGAAAGAACACCAGAAGCGGTTTGTGATGAGTCAGCTTTACTCCACCCAGCGAGATTTAGAAAGCACACAAACAAGCCTGACAAACAACAAGATAAAACTGATGGATGCGCAGACCGACCTCGATGAGACCGAGGCAAGGCTAAAGAGGACTCAGAAACAGCTCGACAGACGCGAGATGCTGCTCCAGAGCAGGGTAGTCGATATCTATGAAGGCGAGGGCCTGGACTATGTCAATGTCGTGCTCGGCGCGGCGAATATGTGGTCATTCCTGACTCGGACATACTACCTCCAGCGAATACTCGATTCCGACGCGACACTCATCAGGCAGATAAAAGCGGACAAGGCGACAATTGAAAAGGATAAGTCTCGCCAGGCGCGCAGAGTCAGGCAGATCGGTTCACTTCAGAATAGGCTTGAGTTGCAGCGCAACAAGATAGGCGCACTCGCCGACAGCCAGCAGCAGATGGTTGATGACCTCGAACATAACACTGATCTATTGAGAAAAGCTGAGGATGAGCTCGAAGCAAAATCCCAGGAAATTGAAGACCAGATCAGGCAGTATCAAATGACTCCAAAAGGCCGTGCGCGTTATGCCCGTGCGTTCAAAGGCGGCCTTTCGATGCCATGCGGCGGCCGTATCACATGCCCATTCGGCTATCGCGTTCATCCGATTACGGGAGTCTACAAACTGCATACAGGCGTAGATATTGGTGTTCGTTCAGGCACGGCTGTGCATGCCGCTGCTGCCGGTGAAGTTATTCTTGCCGGATGGATGGGCGCATATGGCAATGCTGTTGTAATAGACCACGGCGGCGGTGTTTCCACGCTTTACGGCCACAATTCAAGACTCCTCGTAAAAAGAGGGCAGCAGGTGTCAAGAGGCCAGGTCATAGCAAGATCAGGCAGCACGGGCTACTCCACAGGTCCTCACGTCCACTTCGAGAAACGTATCAACGGCAAACCAGTCAATCCACTATAG
- a CDS encoding AAA family ATPase, whose product MGYTIAVTGKGGVGKTTISTMILQWLVAHKETPVLAVDADSNANLNEALGITYEASVGGIREDARTTASKLAGIAKQEFLDMQVQSALVEQEGYDLIVMGRPEGPGCYCFANNVLRDVIQRLSSGYKHIVVDSEAGCEHISRRTLLKIDFLVIVSDCSVRGIRTAKRIADLTQEMGTPVANRGLVVNRVPDGVLPDRVKVEAEATGLPLLEVIKMDDNVAALDADGSAVGNIPSDSACRVSVDKLMSQLI is encoded by the coding sequence ATGGGTTATACAATAGCTGTGACAGGCAAGGGTGGGGTGGGCAAGACAACTATCTCCACCATGATTCTCCAGTGGCTGGTGGCGCACAAAGAGACACCCGTATTAGCCGTGGATGCGGATTCCAATGCCAACCTCAACGAGGCTCTTGGTATCACGTATGAGGCGAGCGTCGGGGGCATACGCGAGGACGCACGGACGACTGCGAGCAAGCTGGCCGGGATAGCCAAGCAGGAATTTCTGGATATGCAGGTGCAGTCGGCTCTGGTGGAGCAGGAGGGCTACGACCTGATTGTGATGGGTCGACCCGAAGGCCCCGGCTGCTACTGTTTCGCTAATAACGTGCTGCGTGATGTCATTCAACGCCTCTCGTCTGGTTACAAGCATATTGTGGTAGACAGCGAAGCCGGATGCGAGCACATCTCACGAAGGACTCTGCTGAAGATAGACTTTCTGGTAATAGTGTCGGACTGCAGCGTGCGGGGTATCCGCACTGCAAAGCGCATTGCAGATCTTACACAGGAGATGGGCACGCCGGTCGCAAATCGTGGTCTGGTGGTCAATCGAGTGCCGGACGGTGTATTGCCGGATAGAGTCAAGGTCGAGGCAGAGGCTACGGGTCTGCCGCTCCTTGAGGTCATTAAGATGGATGATAATGTTGCGGCATTGGATGCTGACGGCTCGGCAGTCGGCAATATACCATCTGATTCGGCCTGCCGAGTGAGTGTAGACAAGCTGATGAGTCAATTGATTTAG
- the aroF gene encoding 3-deoxy-7-phosphoheptulonate synthase — MIVAMKSGASKSEIEAVVDRISTYKLKPKSMPGGERTAIGIASAIPPDLRDALTSILESMPGVDHVTQVTRAYKCASREFHPADTVVTVKGVSIGSKEVIVAAGPCAIESRDQLMAAAKAVKEHGGKILRGGAFKPRTSPYAFQGLGLEGLKLLKEAGEAMGLVTVTEVMDPHDLDAILEHADILQIGARNMQNYPLLIEVGKTRHPIVLKRGSSATIDEWLLAAEYILAQGNGNVILCERGVHPLERNHTRYTLDLSAVPVVKTLSHLPVIVDPSHACGNWKYVSAMSKAAVAAGADGLLIEIHPNPCEALCDGAQSLDLDVFSKLMDELGAVASAVGRFIA; from the coding sequence ATGATCGTTGCAATGAAGTCCGGCGCCTCAAAGAGTGAGATAGAGGCAGTCGTTGACCGTATATCCACCTACAAACTCAAGCCCAAAAGCATGCCCGGAGGCGAGCGGACTGCTATCGGAATAGCCAGCGCAATTCCGCCCGATCTTCGTGATGCCCTTACAAGTATTCTCGAAAGCATGCCCGGAGTCGATCATGTCACTCAGGTTACGCGCGCATATAAGTGTGCCTCGCGTGAGTTTCACCCAGCGGATACTGTCGTGACGGTTAAGGGCGTGTCCATCGGCTCAAAGGAAGTGATTGTGGCTGCCGGGCCCTGCGCAATCGAAAGCCGTGATCAGCTTATGGCAGCCGCCAAAGCAGTGAAAGAGCACGGCGGTAAAATTCTTCGCGGCGGGGCGTTCAAACCTAGAACCTCGCCGTATGCTTTTCAGGGGCTGGGTCTCGAAGGCCTCAAGTTATTAAAAGAGGCTGGTGAGGCCATGGGCCTGGTCACCGTGACTGAAGTCATGGACCCGCACGATCTCGACGCGATACTCGAGCACGCCGATATTCTCCAGATAGGCGCTCGAAATATGCAGAACTATCCGCTGCTCATTGAAGTTGGTAAGACAAGGCACCCGATTGTGCTCAAGCGTGGCTCCAGCGCGACTATCGACGAGTGGCTCCTGGCGGCGGAGTATATTCTTGCGCAGGGCAACGGAAATGTAATCCTATGCGAGCGCGGCGTGCACCCTCTCGAACGCAATCACACTCGCTATACTCTCGATCTGTCGGCTGTGCCGGTGGTCAAGACACTTTCGCACCTGCCTGTGATCGTCGACCCGTCACACGCATGCGGCAACTGGAAATACGTCTCTGCTATGAGCAAAGCTGCAGTTGCAGCGGGCGCGGACGGTCTGCTGATAGAGATTCACCCCAATCCTTGCGAGGCGCTGTGCGACGGTGCGCAGTCTCTCGATCTTGATGTTTTCTCCAAACTTATGGACGAACTAGGCGCTGTGGCTTCTGCAGTAGGGCGATTTATAGCCTAG
- a CDS encoding methionine synthase, whose amino-acid sequence MSFLPKCMATAIGSLPHADADDAINIILNSIPDAPMWPQLPANGMNEQMEIQYSEGLPDVVVDNEKQRIYFDTTDDTFMALGAFMEKIAMDDVDAFAISPEYSKGIYALEQTLKASGSSRPFVKVQTTGPLSFGLTIVDQDKRAIYYNDVYKDAVIKALAMKCRWQIRKFKPYAEKVICFIDEPILSAFGSSTYVSVSREDVISTLSEVIEAVHSEGALAGIHCCGNTEWSILIDAGVDIISFDAFDFGDTIALYADSVKKYLEAGKYLAWGIVPTNSEKVRGQSVESLIAKFNSAVDNLAAKSGLDRNYIIDRAFITPSCGTGSLPVDDAELVFRLLSETSRTLQGR is encoded by the coding sequence GTGAGCTTTTTACCCAAATGCATGGCCACAGCGATTGGCAGTCTGCCGCATGCCGACGCCGATGACGCCATAAATATCATTCTTAATAGTATCCCCGATGCGCCTATGTGGCCTCAGCTTCCCGCCAACGGCATGAACGAGCAGATGGAGATCCAATACTCAGAGGGCCTGCCGGATGTCGTGGTCGACAATGAAAAGCAGAGAATTTACTTCGATACCACTGACGACACCTTCATGGCGCTCGGCGCATTTATGGAGAAGATCGCGATGGACGACGTCGACGCCTTCGCCATAAGCCCGGAATACTCCAAGGGGATATATGCCTTGGAGCAGACGCTGAAGGCATCGGGTTCATCTAGGCCGTTTGTAAAGGTGCAGACAACCGGGCCGCTCAGTTTCGGTCTCACGATTGTAGACCAGGACAAGCGCGCCATCTACTACAACGATGTCTACAAAGACGCCGTCATAAAGGCTCTGGCGATGAAATGCCGCTGGCAGATCCGCAAATTCAAACCCTATGCCGAAAAGGTGATCTGCTTTATAGACGAGCCGATTCTCTCGGCATTCGGGTCATCGACTTATGTAAGCGTGAGCCGTGAAGATGTAATCTCAACTCTCAGCGAGGTGATCGAAGCCGTTCACTCCGAAGGCGCGCTCGCGGGAATCCACTGCTGCGGCAATACCGAGTGGTCGATTCTTATCGACGCCGGGGTCGATATAATCAGCTTCGACGCATTCGACTTCGGCGACACCATTGCTCTCTATGCCGATTCCGTCAAGAAATATCTGGAAGCGGGCAAGTATCTGGCCTGGGGAATAGTGCCTACAAATAGCGAGAAAGTGCGCGGCCAATCGGTCGAGAGTCTCATTGCGAAGTTCAATTCGGCTGTAGATAACCTTGCTGCAAAGAGCGGGCTGGACCGCAATTATATTATCGACCGGGCATTTATTACGCCGTCATGTGGGACAGGCTCGCTGCCCGTTGATGATGCGGAGTTGGTGTTCAGATTGTTAAGTGAGACGAGCAGGACGCTGCAAGGCAGGTAG